DNA sequence from the Deinococcus humi genome:
CGACGTCCACGACATCCCGCTGGCCACCAACCCGGCCAGTGCCCAGGCGCTGATGCTGTGGTTGCGCGAGCAGATTGGCAGTTCTGCCTGATGGGCTCAGCGGGCGACCACGGCGACGTAGATCTCTGCCGCCCCCGCCGCAGAGAGCGCATCCCGACAGGCGATCAGGGTGCTGCCGGAGGTCATCACGTCATCGAGCAGCAGCAGTGGACCTGAGGGCAGGCGGCCCGTCCTGACCGCGAACGCTCCAGTCATCTCGTGGCGTCCAGCGGCCTGCTGGCGCGCCTGCTGACGGGTCGCGCGGGTACGGCGTAGGGCGTCCACGCAGGGCACCTGCAGATGGCGGCCCACCTCGCGGGCCAGCAGTTCGGCCTGGTTGTAGCCGCGCTGGCGCTCTCGGGACGGATGGAGTGGAACCGGAACCACGGCGCCTACACCCCACTGCGGCGGAACGCCCGCCGCCAGCGCCTCACCCAGCACTCCCGCCAGCTCACGCGCGCCACCGAATTTTAGGGCACGAACGGCGCGGCGCTCCACGCCCCGGTAGCGGCCCAGACTCACCAGATGCGGCTCCGGACGGGAACGCAACGGGCTGTACGATTCGACATGCGCGCGCAGACCGCCCCGGCAGGAAGGGCACAGCCCGACCTCTGCACCCAGTTGCGCCCCACAACCAGGGCAGGCACGGGGCAGCAGGGTTCGCCACAGGCCGGCCAGCATGCCGGTCACGCTATGCCGCTGGCCACCAGCTCATCCAAGAACAGCGG
Encoded proteins:
- a CDS encoding ComF family protein, whose product is MLAGLWRTLLPRACPGCGAQLGAEVGLCPSCRGGLRAHVESYSPLRSRPEPHLVSLGRYRGVERRAVRALKFGGARELAGVLGEALAAGVPPQWGVGAVVPVPLHPSRERQRGYNQAELLAREVGRHLQVPCVDALRRTRATRQQARQQAAGRHEMTGAFAVRTGRLPSGPLLLLDDVMTSGSTLIACRDALSAAGAAEIYVAVVAR